One region of Quercus lobata isolate SW786 chromosome 2, ValleyOak3.0 Primary Assembly, whole genome shotgun sequence genomic DNA includes:
- the LOC115975700 gene encoding uncharacterized protein LOC115975700, which yields MAEKLLHISAKELINKCSQVPEEFDMPMQIANLIGKTFVFQLELNDYNLKQGWEIYTVKKVFDPVMQIDNSVKLDQITDYYMSDATNDSDNNLPSEKDANPTNDASHVQLTPIADRQKRKRKQKLL from the exons ATGGCTGAAAAATTACTCCATATATCAGCAAAAGAACTTATAAATAAATGTTCACAG GTACCTGAAGAGTTTGACATGCCTATGCAAATAGCAAACCTTATTGGGAAAACATTTGTCTTCCAATTGGAACTCAATGATTATAACCTCAAACAAGGATGGGAGATCTACACAGTAAAGAAAGTTTTTGATCCTGTTATGCAGATTGACAATTCAGTtaaacttgatcaaataacTGAT TATTATATGAGCGATGCTACAAATGATTCTGACAACAACTTACCAAGTGAAAAAGATGCTAATCCTACAAATGATGCAAGTCATGTACAGCTCACACCTATTGCAGATCGACAAAAGaggaaaaggaaacaaaaactCCTTTAA
- the LOC115967522 gene encoding DNA polymerase epsilon catalytic subunit A-like gives MKSGIRALDDFPCVTIPSNARDSHYQVLGWQQVAAKIGMQRCAASSQWLNDRISLSRYAHVPVGTFELDWLVFTADLIFSRALRDQQQVLWISDDGVPDLGGINEEDTCFADEVHQPVLTYPGAYRKITVELKIHHLAVNALLKSNQVNEMEGGALLGYDQDMHSGAPVQNEHVGFDEDTACAPAFRVLKQLIQRCLADAVTFGNVYADAILQHLYRWLCSPESKLHDPAPHRILHKVMQKVFALLLAEFRKLGATIIFANFSKVIIDTGKFDLSAAKAYCDSLLKTLQKRCVITGVGGTSYAYLGRPWGPFGRVVYAYTYVDACINHVGWDNLGKTENERSACFYEYRCYGPGSCPSKRVAWARELIDEEAEQFLMHRFIDPDSQRPWLAQRIPYSA, from the exons ATGAAGTCAGGTATACGAGCTCTAGATGATTTCCCATGTGTGACCATTCCTTCCAATGCTCGCGATAGTCACTATCAGGTTCTTGGGTGGCAGCAAGTGGCTGCGAAAATTGGAATGCAACGTTGTGCTGCATCGTCCCAGTGGTTGAATGACAGAATCTCTCTGTCAAGATATGCCCATGTACCAGTGGGGACTTTTGAACTTGATTGGCTTGTATTTACAGCAGATCTCATCTTTTCAAGAGCACTACGTGATCAACAACAGGTACTTTGGATATCTGATGATGGTGTTCCAGATCTAGGTGGCATTAATGAGGAAGATACCTGTTTTGCTGATGAGGTCCATCAACCTGTTCTTACATACCCTGGTGCATATAGAAAAATAACAGTGGAGCTAAAGATTCATCACCTGGCTGTAAATGCTCTTTTGAAAAGCAACCAAGTGAATGAAATGGAAGGAGGTGCTTTGCTAGGATATGACCAGGACATGCATTCTGGAGCACCTGTTCAGAATGAACATGTTGGCTTTGATGAGGATACCGCATGTGCACCTGCATTTCGTGTCCTAAAACAGTTGATCCAAAGGTGCCTTGCAGATGCAGTCACGTTTGGAAATGTATATGCTGATGCAATATTGCAACATCTATATCGATGGCTCTGCAG CCCTGAATCAAAACTTCATGACCCAGCTCCTCACCGCATACTTCACAAG GTGATGCAAAAGGTGTTTGCATTATTGTTGGCCGAGTTTCGGAAATTGGGTGCCACAATTATTTTTGCAAACTTCTCAAAGGTTATTATAGACACAGGCAAATTTGATCTCTCTGCTGCCAAAGCTTACTGTGATAGCTTGCTTAAAACTCTGCAAAAGAG ATGTGTGATCACTGGCGTTGGAGGAACTTCATATGCATATCTTGGACGACCATGGGGACCTTTTGGAAGGGTTGTCTATGCATACACATATGTGGATGCATGCATAAACCATGTTGGCTGGGATAACTTGGGCAAAACAGAGAACGAAAGAAGTGCTTGCTTTTATGAATACAG GTGCTATGGGCCAGGTAGTTGCCCATCAAAGAGGGTCGCATGGGCTAGAGAATTGATAGACGAAGAAGCAGAACAGTTCCTCATGCATCGTTTCATTGACCCAGATTCACAAAGACCTTGGCTTGCCCAGAGAATACCATATTCTGCGTAA